One window of Alosa sapidissima isolate fAloSap1 chromosome 21, fAloSap1.pri, whole genome shotgun sequence genomic DNA carries:
- the LOC121695863 gene encoding tumor necrosis factor receptor superfamily member 11B-like produces the protein MNMWFVVLMIVFASAQSRAQNSTTYLHIDQSTGQTLTCSRCEPGYRLLDHCTATQPTKCMQCQNGLYTECWNYVPDCLICDTCYENQVISQPCSPSQNTKCACKEGYFWNTYYCKRHKMCPSGHGVKTKGTSYEDTECVLCPSGSYAVGKLGHATCEVHTKCELKGCKTVLKGTIWHDNICVCCDSIHEDGVEYLRSILPDFFIHNNLIKNKRLARMFQKSNKRFRIKRNRRPEMSDPLVHITAWVSKASVQDLRKLPEMLEKVNIYHAAEKLDRKMTRLDKEVKTCIGSKTNTIDMH, from the exons ATGAACATG TGGTTCGTTGTGCTGATGATCGTCTTTGCCAGTGCCCAGTCCAGAGCGCAGAACTCCACGACTTATCTGCACATCGACCAGTCCACTGGACAGACTCTTACATGTTCGAGATGTGAGCCCGGTTATCGACTTCTTGACCATTGTACTGCCACCCAGCCTACAAAGTGTATGCAGTGCCAAAACGGTCTTTATACTGAGTGTTGGAACTACGTCCCCGACTGCCTTATATGCGACACTTGCTACGAAAACCAAGTAATCTCACAGCCGTGTTCGCCTTCTCAAAACACCAAGTGCGCTTGTAAAGAGGGTTACTTTTGGAATACTTACTACTGCAAAAGACACAAAATGTGTCCTTCTGGACACGGTGTTAAGACGAAAG GCACATCATATGAAGATACTGAATGTGTCCTTTGTCCAAGTGGATCTTACGCAGTTGGAAAACTAGGGCATGCTACTTGTGAAGTACACACCAAGTGTGAATTAAAGGGATGTAAAACCGTACTGAAGGGGACGATTTGGCATGATAATATCTGCGTTTGTTGTGATTCCATCCATGAAG atgggGTTGAATACCTTCGTAGCATCCTTCCTGATTTCTTCATCCATAACAACTTGATTAAAAATAAACGACTAGCAAGGATGTTCCAAAAATCAAACAAGAGATTCCGCATAAAGAGGAACAGAAGACCTGAAATGAGTGACCCTCTTGTGCACATCACGGCTTGGGTCAGCAAAGCTAGTGTGCAGGATCTTAGAAAATTGCCAGAGATGCTTGAAAAAGTGAATATTTACCATGCAGCTGAAAAACTTGACCGTAAAATGACAAGACTAGATAAAGAAGTGAAAACATGCATTGGGTCAAAAACGAACACAATAGACATGCATTGA